Proteins encoded in a region of the Rickettsia bellii RML369-C genome:
- a CDS encoding GIY-YIG nuclease family protein: MYWVYILCSNRNGTLYIGVTNNIIRRSYEHKQKIIKGFTAKYNIIKLVYTEEFADIKEAIIREKALKKWKRSWKIELIEKVNPKWKDLIE; encoded by the coding sequence ATGTACTGGGTATATATATTATGCTCTAATAGGAATGGTACTTTATATATTGGAGTTACCAATAATATAATACGTCGTTCTTATGAGCATAAACAAAAAATAATCAAAGGTTTTACAGCAAAATATAATATTATAAAGCTTGTTTATACTGAAGAATTTGCTGATATTAAAGAAGCTATTATTAGAGAAAAAGCATTAAAAAAGTGGAAACGTAGCTGGAAAATAGAATTGATAGAAAAAGTTAATCCTAAATGGAAAGATTTAATTGAATAA
- the nuoD gene encoding NADH dehydrogenase (quinone) subunit D, with amino-acid sequence MTNNTKSITLNLGPQHPATHGVLRLILEMDGEVVNNADPHIGLLHRGTEKLIEHKTYLQAIPYFDRLDYVSPMCQEHAFALAAESLLECEIPRRAQFIRVLFSELTRILNHTLNIGSQALDVGATTPLLWLFEEREKIMEFYERVSGSRMHSNYFRPGGVAEDLPDGLLEDIDKFIQQFPPKLQDIENLLNENRLWKQRLVDIGVVSQKEAMDWGFSGPMLRGSGIAWDLRKSNPYDVYAEMDFEVPIGKNGDCYDRYLVRMLEMYESVKIIKQCIEKMPQGPVKTDDPKLTPPTRAKMKESMEAMIHHFKLYTEGYDVPAGEIYKAVEAPKGEFGVYLYSTGGNRPYRCRIKAPGFAHLQGLDFMSKGHLMADVITIIATLDIVFGEIDR; translated from the coding sequence CACCAAAAGTATAACGTTAAATCTTGGTCCGCAACATCCGGCAACGCACGGCGTTTTAAGGCTAATTCTTGAAATGGATGGGGAAGTAGTAAATAATGCTGATCCTCACATTGGATTACTTCATCGTGGTACGGAAAAGCTGATTGAGCATAAAACATATTTGCAGGCTATTCCTTACTTTGATCGCCTTGATTATGTTTCGCCAATGTGCCAAGAACATGCTTTTGCTTTAGCTGCTGAGTCGCTATTAGAGTGCGAAATACCACGAAGAGCCCAGTTTATAAGGGTGCTATTTTCAGAACTAACGAGAATCCTGAATCACACCTTGAATATAGGCAGCCAAGCTTTAGATGTCGGAGCAACCACCCCTTTATTATGGCTATTTGAAGAGCGTGAGAAAATCATGGAGTTTTACGAACGTGTTTCCGGCTCTCGAATGCACTCAAACTATTTCAGACCAGGCGGTGTTGCTGAGGATTTACCAGATGGCTTACTTGAGGATATTGATAAATTCATCCAACAATTTCCACCTAAACTTCAAGATATCGAAAATCTGCTAAATGAAAATAGATTATGGAAGCAGCGTTTAGTAGATATTGGTGTTGTTTCCCAAAAAGAGGCAATGGACTGGGGGTTTTCAGGTCCGATGCTCAGAGGTTCAGGCATAGCTTGGGATTTGCGTAAGTCAAACCCTTATGACGTTTATGCAGAAATGGATTTTGAAGTACCGATCGGCAAAAATGGCGATTGTTATGACAGGTATTTAGTACGTATGCTTGAAATGTATGAATCTGTTAAGATAATCAAACAATGTATAGAAAAAATGCCGCAAGGTCCGGTTAAAACCGATGATCCAAAACTAACACCACCAACAAGGGCTAAAATGAAAGAATCCATGGAAGCGATGATTCATCACTTTAAGCTTTATACCGAGGGGTATGATGTTCCAGCTGGTGAAATTTACAAAGCAGTAGAAGCTCCTAAAGGTGAGTTTGGCGTGTATTTATACTCTACTGGTGGTAATAGACCTTATAGATGCCGAATTAAAGCCCCAGGGTTTGCTCACTTGCAAGGACTTGATTTTATGTCCAAAGGTCATTTAATGGCAGATGTTATTACTATTATAGCAACGCTTGATATAGTATTTGGTGAGATTGATAGGTAG